The Aulosira sp. FACHB-615 genome has a segment encoding these proteins:
- a CDS encoding CHAT domain-containing tetratricopeptide repeat protein, with protein MKKLFSAINTAGICLAPWMVAGAIATGLLLSVPVTGIAQQQTRAYSAKEQAALQEASELNQQVLKLYQEGKYSVAIPLAENALAIRERVLGKEHSDVATSLNNLAILYDAQGKYQQAEPLYLRSLAIREKILGKRHPVVAISLNNLAELYRKQGKYQQAELLYLRSLAIFKEVLSTENPTVATVLNNLAELYREQEKYPQAEPLYLRSLSIREKVLGKEHLSVAESLNNLALLYYLQGNYQQAEPLYLRSLAILEKMLGKEHSLVAESLNNLALLYDAQKKYQQAEPLYIRSLAIREKVLGKEHPLVATSLNNLAALYYVQGKYKQAETLYLRSLAIYEKVLGKEHPLVATNLNNLGLLYKVQGKYQQAETLYLRSLAIRNKVLGNFHRDVATSLNNLALLYQAQANITYATDFLKRGLEVEEHNLNLIFAVGSEQRKQDYLITFSGTTDITVSLSLQEARNNSTAASLALTTVLRRKGLVLDAVADSIQILRSKLDKNPETQKLFAQWLQIQQQLSALIYSQPEKQIANLKTQLEKLEAEKEKLEAAISVKSAEFRQQTQPVELSAIQAKMPKDAALVEIVQYQPYNIKAKTDAQKYGKPRYAAAVLRSSGEPKWVDLGEAAEIDKLAIDFRAALATGKIFKKLARTLDAKLIAPIRPLLGDASHILISPDGQLTLIPFEALRDEQDKFLIQNYAFSYLTSGRDLLRFNSNVKNASAPVVLADIDYNQTQTVVSAKPSGVRGSQNRRSGELANLEFESLPATKEEAAAIKKILPNAKLLLGKDATETAVKQLQNPSILHLATHGFFIADVEQNLNASADLELTPSQPKILEVENPLLRSGLALAGFNQRKQATNNNDDGVLTALEVAGLDLRSNQLVVLSACDTGNGDVKVGDGVYGLRRALVIAGSQTQVLSLWLVDDTATKELMVKYYQNLQAGKGRHEALRSAQLDLLNSQEYSEPQFWAAFVPSGNWTALGK; from the coding sequence GTGAAAAAGTTATTCAGTGCGATTAATACTGCGGGTATTTGTCTTGCACCTTGGATGGTAGCAGGTGCGATCGCAACAGGGTTATTGTTAAGTGTGCCAGTCACAGGAATAGCGCAACAGCAAACCCGCGCATATTCAGCCAAGGAGCAAGCAGCTTTACAAGAAGCGTCAGAACTGAATCAACAAGTACTTAAGTTATACCAAGAAGGTAAATACAGTGTAGCTATCCCATTAGCAGAAAACGCATTGGCTATTCGAGAGAGGGTGCTGGGAAAAGAACATTCTGATGTCGCTACTAGCTTGAATAATTTGGCAATATTGTATGATGCACAGGGAAAATATCAACAAGCAGAGCCATTGTATCTGCGCTCCTTGGCTATTCGAGAGAAAATACTGGGTAAGAGACATCCTGTTGTCGCTATTAGCTTAAATAATTTAGCAGAACTATATCGAAAACAGGGAAAATATCAACAGGCGGAACTACTCTATCTTCGCTCTCTGGCTATCTTTAAAGAAGTGCTAAGTACAGAAAATCCTACCGTTGCCACTGTTTTAAATAACTTGGCAGAACTATATCGAGAACAGGAGAAATATCCACAGGCAGAACCACTGTATCTCAGATCATTATCTATCCGAGAGAAGGTACTGGGTAAAGAACATCTATCGGTAGCAGAAAGTTTAAATAATTTGGCATTACTGTACTATTTACAAGGCAATTATCAACAAGCGGAACCACTCTATCTTCGCTCTCTGGCTATTTTAGAGAAGATGCTGGGGAAAGAACATTCATTAGTAGCAGAAAGTTTGAATAATTTGGCATTGCTGTACGACGCACAAAAGAAATATCAACAAGCAGAGCCATTGTATATCCGCTCTTTGGCTATCCGAGAGAAGGTACTGGGTAAAGAGCATCCATTAGTTGCTACTAGTTTGAATAATTTAGCAGCTCTATACTATGTACAGGGAAAATATAAACAAGCAGAAACACTGTATCTCCGCTCTTTAGCTATCTATGAAAAAGTTTTGGGCAAAGAGCATCCATTAGTTGCTACTAACTTGAATAATTTAGGTCTTCTGTATAAAGTACAGGGAAAATATCAGCAGGCAGAAACACTATATCTCCGCTCTTTGGCTATTAGAAATAAGGTGCTTGGTAATTTCCATCGTGATGTCGCTACTAGTTTGAATAATTTGGCTCTACTGTATCAAGCACAAGCTAATATCACCTATGCTACAGATTTCTTGAAGCGTGGACTAGAAGTTGAAGAACACAATCTCAATTTAATTTTTGCTGTCGGTTCTGAACAACGAAAACAGGATTATCTCATAACTTTTAGCGGAACAACTGATATAACTGTTTCCCTATCTCTACAAGAAGCTCGCAATAATTCAACAGCCGCATCTCTCGCCCTAACTACTGTACTCCGTCGCAAAGGGCTGGTGTTAGATGCCGTAGCTGACAGTATCCAAATCTTACGCTCTAAACTTGATAAAAACCCCGAAACTCAAAAGTTATTCGCTCAATGGCTGCAAATACAACAGCAACTCTCAGCCTTAATCTACTCTCAGCCAGAAAAACAAATCGCTAACCTAAAAACTCAACTAGAAAAACTGGAAGCCGAAAAAGAAAAGTTAGAAGCAGCTATTAGTGTTAAAAGTGCCGAATTTCGTCAACAAACCCAACCAGTAGAACTCAGTGCAATTCAAGCCAAGATGCCTAAAGATGCAGCCTTGGTAGAAATTGTCCAATATCAACCATATAATATCAAAGCTAAAACAGATGCTCAAAAATACGGTAAACCGCGTTATGCGGCGGCGGTGTTGCGTTCTTCTGGTGAACCGAAGTGGGTTGATTTGGGTGAAGCCGCAGAAATTGATAAGTTAGCCATAGATTTTCGTGCAGCGTTAGCCACAGGTAAAATATTTAAAAAACTCGCCCGCACTTTAGATGCAAAATTAATTGCACCCATTCGTCCTTTATTGGGTGATGCCAGTCATATTTTAATTTCGCCTGATGGGCAATTAACATTAATTCCCTTTGAAGCTCTCAGAGATGAGCAAGATAAATTTTTAATTCAAAATTATGCTTTTTCTTACCTCACCAGTGGAAGGGATTTGTTGCGTTTCAACTCAAATGTTAAAAATGCTTCTGCACCTGTGGTATTGGCAGATATTGACTACAACCAAACCCAAACTGTCGTCTCAGCCAAACCATCTGGTGTACGCGGTTCCCAAAATCGCCGTTCTGGTGAGTTAGCTAACCTAGAATTTGAATCATTACCTGCAACTAAGGAGGAAGCCGCAGCGATTAAAAAGATTTTACCAAATGCCAAGTTACTGTTAGGTAAAGATGCCACAGAAACGGCTGTTAAACAATTACAAAACCCTAGCATTTTACACTTGGCAACTCACGGTTTCTTTATTGCTGATGTGGAACAAAATCTCAACGCCTCAGCAGATTTGGAATTAACACCAAGTCAACCGAAGATTTTAGAAGTGGAAAATCCACTGTTGCGTTCTGGGTTGGCGTTGGCTGGGTTTAATCAACGCAAGCAAGCGACAAATAACAATGATGATGGTGTGCTGACGGCGTTGGAGGTGGCGGGTTTAGATTTGCGTTCTAATCAATTAGTTGTACTTTCTGCTTGCGACACTGGTAATGGTGATGTGAAAGTTGGCGATGGTGTTTATGGTTTGCGTCGGGCTTTGGTAATTGCTGGTTCGCAAACTCAAGTTTTAAGTCTGTGGCTGGTGGATGATACGGCGACAAAGGAATTGATGGTGAAGTATTACCAAAATTTGCAAGCCGGAAAGGGGAGACATGAGGCTTTACGGTCTGCACAGTTGGATTTGCTCAATAGTCAAGAGTATAGCGAACCACAATTTTGGGCGGCGTTTGTTCCTTCTGGTAATTGGACTGCTTTAGGCAAATAG